A window of Alkalinema sp. FACHB-956 genomic DNA:
TCTTCTATTCCCGAAGTTGCTGGTGAAGCCGCTCTCCTGGTCGATCCCCAGGATACCGACGCCCTCAGCCACGCGATCGGTCAAGTCATCGGCGATCGTGCCCTGCGGCAACAATTGATCACCCAGGGATACCAGCAAGCCGCCAAATTCTCCTGGGCCGAAACCGCCAAACAAACCCTAAATGCCTATAGACTGTTGGCGTAATCGGCTAGCTTGCGTGCATTGGGATAGGGGAGAAACGATGGGATTGCTGGTAAATTTGGCATTTCTGACCACCAAACCGACGGGGCACACCGTCTATGCCCAAAACCTGGTACCACAATTGCGGGAATTCCATCCCAAGTTGTTGATTAGCCAGGACTCCCTACCCCAATGGCAAACCCTTGCCCCGGAGGATGGCGGCAGTCTCGATTACCTTCCCGTCTCCGGCAAAATGAACCCCGACCACGGCAGCAAAGGCCACCTGCGCCGCCTGCTCTGGACGCAATTCCAACTGCCCCGCCTCTACCGCAAATTCCAGGGCAGCCTCCTCTTCTCCCCCATCCCTGAAATGCCGCTTTGGAGTCGCGTTCCCACGATCGTCACCCTGCATGACCTGATTCCCCTGCGCTTTCCCCGCCAGCGATCGCCCCTGACGCCCTACTTCCGGCACTACATTCCCCGCGTTCTGCGGCAGGCCAAGCATGTGCTGTGCGACTCCGCCGCTACGGCCCGCGATGCCATGGAGTTCTACAACATTCCCGCCAGCCAACTCACCCCCGTCCCTTTGGCCTACGACGCCAGCAACTTCCGCTTTCTAGACCTGCCTCGTAAGCCCTATTTCCTCTACCTAGGCCGCCACGACGCCTACAAAAACCTGTCCAGAGTCCTATCCGCCTTTGCCCAGGTTCCCAATCACCAGGACTATGAACTGTGGATTGCAGGGCCAGCGGATCCTCGTTATACCCCGCAGTTGGAAGGCCAAGCCTGGGATCTGGGGGTTCGGTTGCAGTTCCTCAACTATGTGCCCTACCGGGAATTGCCCGTTTTACTGAATAACGCGATCGGACTGGTTTTTCCCACCCTTTGGGAAGGCTTTGGGCTGCCCGTACTGGAAGCCATGGCCTGCGGAACACCTGTGATTACCTCCAATCTGTCCTCGTTGCCGGAAGTGGCGGGGGATGCCGCTTTGTTAGTCGATCCCTACGATGTCAACGCGATCGCCCAAGCCATGACCGAATTAATCTCCGATGAACAAACCTGGCAACAACTGCGGCAACGGGGTTTAGCGCGCGCCAAGCAATTCAGTTGGCAAAAAACGGGAAAACTGACAGCAGATATCTTGCGCCAGTTTATGGGCTGAATACTGCCCAGGAAGGGACTGTGGAATACTCAGGGTTTGCAATGCTCTAGCTAGAGGTCGATCGGGTTAGCAGCACTACACCCAGAAAGATAAAAGCAATGCCAATGTACTGCACCAGCGTCACTTTTTCTTTGAAGAAGAACAAGCCTAACAAGACTGCAAAGACATAGCTCAACGCTAGCAGGGGACTGGCAATGCTGAGATTCACCTTATTCAGCAGCAAAATATACGTCACCACCCCCAAGCCGTAGCAGACCAGACCCACCAGGATTTGCCACTTGGTGATCATACTGACGATCGCTGCAAGGACATTACTGGAATCGATCGTGCCCAAGGCTAATGCGCCCTGCTTAAGGAAAAACTGACCGCCCACGCTGGCTGCCACCGAGGCCATCAAAAGACAGAACGCCGCGAAGGACATGGCTTCTCCTGGGATACAAACACCTGCTCAGTTGTAGCAGACTGGAGTACCTTAACACAATCTACAGAATTGTAATTCACGGCCAAAGGTGCAGCAAATCTGGTGTTGAGGAATGTTTACAACCAGATGGGTGGAGTCACGGAAATTCCTCAAATCCCAGAAAAGCTGGATTATGATCGAAGCAGTGTGACCAGACGAAAAGGCTCGATCGCAATGACCATGGTAAATTCCAGTGCAAATTCCGGTACCTATACCGACGCACAAATTGAACTCTGGCTCCGAGGTCTCCTTACCTTAGCGTGGGCGGATGGCGATTTTGATGAATCAGAAAAGCAATTGATCGCCTCGCTGACGCACCACGAAATTACCGCTGATGAGAGTGCCAAAATTTTTCAGCCGGTACAGCCTGAAGACCTCAAAGCAGCCTTTGGATCGGATAAAGCCCTAGCAGAAAATTTTCTGCGCACGGCGGTGATGGTGGCGCTGTCCGACGGCAC
This region includes:
- a CDS encoding glycosyltransferase family 1 protein → MGLLVNLAFLTTKPTGHTVYAQNLVPQLREFHPKLLISQDSLPQWQTLAPEDGGSLDYLPVSGKMNPDHGSKGHLRRLLWTQFQLPRLYRKFQGSLLFSPIPEMPLWSRVPTIVTLHDLIPLRFPRQRSPLTPYFRHYIPRVLRQAKHVLCDSAATARDAMEFYNIPASQLTPVPLAYDASNFRFLDLPRKPYFLYLGRHDAYKNLSRVLSAFAQVPNHQDYELWIAGPADPRYTPQLEGQAWDLGVRLQFLNYVPYRELPVLLNNAIGLVFPTLWEGFGLPVLEAMACGTPVITSNLSSLPEVAGDAALLVDPYDVNAIAQAMTELISDEQTWQQLRQRGLARAKQFSWQKTGKLTADILRQFMG
- a CDS encoding EamA family transporter — translated: MSFAAFCLLMASVAASVGGQFFLKQGALALGTIDSSNVLAAIVSMITKWQILVGLVCYGLGVVTYILLLNKVNLSIASPLLALSYVFAVLLGLFFFKEKVTLVQYIGIAFIFLGVVLLTRSTSS